In a single window of the Cydia amplana chromosome 4, ilCydAmpl1.1, whole genome shotgun sequence genome:
- the LOC134647436 gene encoding monocarboxylate transporter 1-like has translation MFIPSIGMIFNSFYIQLGMSSTDIQVHNGVNSISIAVGGFLSGPLMKVVSLRKLSFFGATSATLGVFGVVFVNSYAMFILCQGILMGTGTGVLYNVACTAINDYFLEKRFMMTSLAQAISAIAAIVAPLAIHWTAENYGYRATIILMAGVYLQTLVGSALQQPVKWHLKRVPVSPETEKLLNEKNNCEVETNMEPFHVTEINIDRIATAKNDGVLEYIKDVFDWPFLKQFLRTCACVGAPLGLISDVMFTLFVPQALYARDWKEGEVAWALALLSFGDISTRILLIVASAWLKKIGNNIIFIFGMGLDVALKFVFLWFPHPTVAYMTLTLTGCSRCLLIVLFSLVISDAVPPEKYGIAFGVSVLMYGTFGMTLGPAIGAVRDATGNYASMFYLLIGVMSVVTVAWCIELYRGKNSVNKSSSLSQPPRDVH, from the exons ATGTTTATTCCTAGCATAGGCATGATATTCAACAGTTTCTATATACAACTGGGAATGAGCTCCACCGATATACAAGTGCACAACGGCGTGAACTCCATATCTATCGCTGTTGGAG GTTTCTTGTCAGGACCATTGATGAAGGTTGTTAGTTTacgaaaattatcatttttcgGCGCGACGTCTGCGACTCTGGGTGTGTTTGGAGTAGTTTTCGTCAACTCATACGCCATGTTCATTTTGTGTCAAGGTATACTTATG GGTACAGGAACCGGCGTGCTGTACAACGTGGCTTGTACCGCGATAAACGATTACTTTCTGGAGAAGCGGTTCATGATGACAAGTCTCGCTCAGGCTATTTCTG CCATAGCAGCTATCGTAGCTCCATTAGCCATTCACTGGACGGCCGAGAACTACGGGTACCGAGCCACGATCATACTTATGGCTGGCGTGTACCTACAAACATTAGTTGGTTCCGCGTTGCAACAGCCAGTGAAATGGCATTTGAAGAGGGTGCCTGTCAGTCCTG AAACTGAAAAGCTATTGAATGAGAAAAATAACTGCGAGGTAGAAACTAACATGGAACCATTCCATGTTACAGAGATAAATATTGACCGGATAGCAACAGCGAAAAACGACGGTGTTCT AGAGTATATCAAAGATGTGTTCGACTGGCCATTCCTAAAACAGTTCCTGCGAACCTGCGCGTGCGTCGGTGCGCCGCTCGGGCTCATTTCCGATGTCATGTTCACCCTGTTCGTACCTCAAGCGCTCTATGCGAGGGATTGGAAAGAA GGTGAAGTAGCGTGGGCATTAGCACTGTTAAGTTTCGGAGATATTTCAACAAGGATATTATTAATAGTGGCGAGCGCTTGGTTGAAGAAAATAGGcaacaatattattttcatattcGGGATGGGGTTGGACGTAGCATTGAAATTCG TCTTCCTCTGGTTCCCACACCCAACCGTGGCTTACATGACCCTGACCTTGACTGGTTGTTCCCGCTGTCTCCTCATCGTTCTGTTCTCACTGGTCATCTCCGACGCTGTCCCACCGGAGAAGTACGGGATAGCATTTGGCGTGTCAGTTCTGATGTATGGCACGTTTGGTATGACCCTAGGTCCAGCTATAG gTGCAGTACGAGACGCTACAGGAAACTACGCTTCAATGTTCTACCTGCTCATCGGTGTCATGTCTGTAGTCACTGTAGCTTGGTGCATCGAGCTCTACCGCGGGAAAAACTCAGTGAACAAATCATCATCGCTATCACAACCACCCAGAGATGTTCATTAA